A portion of the Maylandia zebra isolate NMK-2024a linkage group LG9, Mzebra_GT3a, whole genome shotgun sequence genome contains these proteins:
- the LOC112435540 gene encoding uncharacterized protein LOC112435540 — protein MYLPLISMISRTLRDVYRLSRLRVKNMSKRRLRLRPEAEAAHFILSGSDKTCLKAQWINDYKGRGVFASEPIEKGSFVVEYRGELISEHERDKRQKKYTEKQTAFLFDFKWKNSTWCIDASREDDSLGRLVNDDHKYPNCKMKQLAVQDKPHLCLFAIENIQAESEITYDYGESMWPWRALTPSVETLSQPPTDQETPSVETLSQPPTDQETPSVETLSQPPTDQEVSDKSTSFLQQTPSVETLSQPPTDQEARQKSRVLTFHQTATSEQISTDEFSDCTDYEDKDYFPDSCGSSSDTSLHSVDMKITESVVPQNTLNDMALETASGHSGKITSSEKPTTFNLSLRSSSHSTSVTSRSFDSSGVTSPKNSSIKVLPLPNTERQSKYNKKQYCLYCKKAIAKLARHLESAHGNVPEVASAFSYDKRSCKRRDLLRSIKKRGNFNHNATVATSGAGEMVACRRPTTATGSEDYRHCKFCQGLYARNCLWRHVRRCPQRFNEEAPSGQRRMHLQLPKPDQVHEAVWKIACEMNQDDISFVVTSERDILSLGESLYNGRKPNEKRNDYIRQKMREIARLLITARAMTPLKSTEDLVMPTNFPHVIQAVRAVAGYEQESNSYKTPSLALKLGHSLAKVASIVQCKAIIANRYDVAESAKQFATLYEKKWSESISAAALGTLQQAKWNKPQILPFTQDVSLLHTFLATKSAMYMKDLEEKPNSTTFGNLAQVTLTQVVLFNRKRQGEVSKMELQVFTSRNRTELNPDIMIGLTEFERKLAKHFDRVEIRGKRSRMVPVLLTPDMITAMELLAKARSECQVHTENVYLFARPGVLSHYRGSDCFRKYANKCGAKYPEALTSTRLRKQVATLSTVLNLKENEMDQLATFLGHDIRVHREFYRLPESTLQLAKVSKLLIAMEKGKLSDLQGKGLDDIVINPDDEAVTSDDDSSGETITDPQQHKGSRTKNSGNQSHTLYSASLDNMEGASASTTLDNMEGASASTTLDNMEGASASTTLDNMEGASASTTLDNMEGASASTTLDNMEGASASTTLDNMEGASASTTLDSKNISNTAPGKGKAGKARCKWTDDEVKAVERHLLHFITSCKVPGKKECDSCIQAEPAALKGRDWVAIKYYIHNRIVALKRKMNK, from the exons ATGTATTTACCTTTGATATCCATGATTTCACGCACGCTTCGAG ATGTGTACAGGTTGAGCAGATTGAGAGTGAAGAACATGTCAAAAAGAAGACTCAGACTTCGTCCTGAAGCAGAGGCTGCTCACTTTATTTTATCTGGAAGTGACAAGACTTGTTTAAAGGCCCAATGGATCAATGACTATAAAG GACGTGGTGTATTTGCCTCTGAACCAATTGAAAAGGGATCCTTTGTGGTCGAGTACCGTGGGGAGCTTATCTCAGAACATGAACGGGACAAGCGGCAGAAAAAGTACACAGAAAAGCAAACTGCTTTCCTATTtgattttaaatggaaaaatagCACATGGTG cATTGATGCCTCCCGTGAAGACGACTCACTTGGCCGGCTGGTTAATGATGACCACAAGTACCCAAACTGCAAGATGAAACAGCTGGCAGTCCAGGATAAACCTCATCTCTGCTTGTTTGCTATTGAAAATATCCAAGCGGAGAGTGAAATCACCTATGACTATGGAGAATCTATGTGGCCATGGCGAGCTCTG acaccaagtgttgagaCCCTGTCCCAACCTCCTACAGACCAAGAA acaccaagtgttgagaCCCTGTCCCAACCTCCTACAGACCAAGAA acaccaagtgttgagaCCCTGTCCCAACCTCCTACAGACCAAGAAGTGAGTGACAAATCCACTTCATTCCTCCAACAG acaccaagtgttgagaCCCTGTCCCAACCTCCTACAGACCAAGAA GCCAGACAAAAATCTCGAGTTCTCACCTTTCACCAGACAGCTACCTCAGAGCAG ATCTCTACTGATGAATTCTCAGATTGTACGGATTATGAAGATAAAGACTATTTCCCAGATTCATGTGGCAGTTCCTCTGACACAAGTCTCCATAGTGTGGACATGAAAATCACAGAATCTGTGGTTCCCCAAAATACGTTAAATGACATGGCATTGGAGACGGCTTCAGGACACAGTGGGAAGATCACCAGTTCAGAGAAACCTACAACATTTAATTTGTCACTGAGAAGTAGCAGTCACAGTACTTCGGTAACAAGCCGCAGTTTTGATTCATCAGGGGTCACATCACCTAAAAACAGCTCCATAAAAGTCCTACCTTTGCCAAACACGGAAAGACAAAGCAAGTACAACAAGAAGCAATACTGTCTATATTGTAAAAAGGCCATTGCTAAATTGGCAAGACACCTTGAATCTGCCCACGGTAATGTGCCGGAAGTTGCAAGCGCCTTCAGTTATGATAAAAGATCCTGCAAAAGAAGAGATTTGTTGCGCTCTATTAAGAAGAGGGGAAACTTTAACCATAATGCTACTGTGGCAACTTCTGGTGCTGGAGAAATGGTTGCTTGTCGAAGACCCACTACTGCAACAGGATCTGAGGACTACCGTCATTGTAAATTTTGTCAAGGACTATATGCAAGAAATTGCCTTTGGAGGCATGTGAGAAGGTGCCCTCAGAGGTTTAATGAGGAAGCTCCCTCTGGGCAAAGACGGATGCATCTGCAATTACCGAAACCTGATCAAGTTCATGAAGCTGTATGGAAGATTGCTTGTGAAATGAATCAGGATGACATTTCCTTTGTAGTAACGAGTGAAAGAGACATTCTTAGCCTTGGTGAGTCACTGTACAATGGCAGAAAACCAAATGAGAAAAGGAATGATTACATACGCCAAAAAATGAGAGAGATCGCAAGGTTATTGATAACCGCCAGAGCTATGACACCTTTGAAGAGCACAGAAGACCTTGTTATGCCTACTAACTTTCCCCATGTCATACAAGCAGTCAGAGCTGTTGCTGGTTATGAGCAGGAGAGCAACTCATATAAAACCCCATCCTTGGCTTTGAAATTGGGACACAGTTTGGCTAAAGTTGCAAGCATTGTGCAGTGTAAAGCCATCATTGCAAATCGCTATGATGTTGCAGAGTCAGCCAAGCAGTTTGCCACTCTGTATGAAAAAAAGTGGTCAGAGTCCATTTCAGCTGCTGCATTGGGCACACTTCAACAAGCCAAATGGAATAAACCACAGATTTTGCCATTTACACAGGATGTGTCACTGCTGCATACGTTTCTTGCTACCAAGTCCGCAATGTACATGAAGGACCTTGAGGAAAAACCCAACAGCACAACCTTCGGAAATCTTGCTCAAGTGACTTTGACGCAGGTAGTGCTATTTAACAGAAAAAGGCAAGGAGAAGTTTCAAAAATGGAGCTCCAGGTTTTTACATCCCGGAATCGCACAGAGTTGAATCCTGACATTATGATCGGCCTAACTGAGTTTGAAAGGAAACTTGCAAAGCACTTTGACAGAGTTGAGATTCGTGGTAAAAGATCAAGAATGGTACCTGTGCTTCTCACACCTGACATGATCACTGCAATGGAGCTCCTCGCAAAAGCCAGAAGTGAGTGTCAAGTCCACACAGAGAATGTGTACTTGTTTGCACGCCCAGGTGTCCTTTCCCATTACAGAGGCTCTGACTGCTTTCGCAAGTATGCAAATAAATGTGGTGCAAAGTACCCAGAGGCCCTTACCTCAACAAGATTGCGGAAACAAGTTGCCACTTTGTCCACAGTACTAAatctaaaagaaaatgaaatggatCAACTTGCCACCTTTCTCGGACACGACATCCGTGTCCATCGAGAATTCTACCGGCTTCCAGAGAGTACCCTGCAGCTTGCAAAAGTCAGCAAACTGTTGATTGCAATGGAGAAAGGAAAACTGTCTGACCTGCAGGGGAAAGGGCTGGATGACATCGTGATCAATCCTGATG ATGAAGCAGTTACAAGTGATGATGATTCCAGTGGAGAAACCATCACTGACCCTCAACAACACAAAG GCTCAAGGACCAAGAATTCTGGGAACCAAAGCCACACACTTTACTCAGCTTCCCTGGACAATATGGAGGGCGCTTCTGCCTCAACCACCCTGGACAATATGGAGGGCGCTTCTGCCTCAACCACCCTGGACAATATGGAGGGCGCTTCTGCCTCAACCACCCTGGACAATATGGAGGGCGCTTCTGCCTCAACCACCCTGGACAATATGGAGGGCGCATCTGCCTCAACCACCCTGGACAACATGGAGGGCGCTTCTGCCTCAACCACCCTGGACAATATGGAGGGCGCTTCTGCCTCAACCACCCTGGACAGCAAAAACATCAGCAACACTGCACCAGGAAAGGGTAAAG
- the LOC101478397 gene encoding sialic acid-binding Ig-like lectin 12, translating to MVHCNCAKTPSFRCEITRSLGKEFVNMVTVGMLSVLLFVSGALADCTKQPDLSITAPKKLEALSGSCLQIPCNFRPKDEQTFISTRKIFGVWIKNDSRFGKNSKNVIFNSSGADSIYPMSITGNLSQRDCTTLFSNLNTTYTDTYFFRVERERFKATASCDPLQITVRDSPWRPNITVSGDLKEKESVTITCSALTPCPHSPPQLTWNLQQDSPNKIEENTDGSFTTKIQQTITLSDTHDGKKISCSARYPVNQGNDTKTAETEETLSVSYAPKDTSASISPSGLVSAGSWVNLTCSSRAKPPVSSFTWFKKSRDGAVKVSEGEIYSFNVTDGGVYYCVATNDLGNQTSAEIHLNISGTDTWWAAVGGILGIITLICLVFIIWRLKSVKHGASDQTQSLSLQEAARTAENEDIHYGQIDFSKQRPGPSLDRLQESTQQQDLVYSQVKVCKTQSRDRPSETADGPECIYAQVQKK from the exons ATGGTTCACTGTAACTGTGCTAAAACCCCCTCATTTCGTTGTGAAATCACTCGTTCACTTG GGAAGGAGTTTGTGAACATGGTGACAGTCGGCATGTTATCGGTTCTCctctttgtttcag gTGCTTTGGCAGACTGTACAAAACAACCAGACCTCTCCATAACTGCACCAAAGAAGCTGGAAGCACTGAGTGGATCTTGTTTGCAAATCCCATGTAACTTCAGACCCAAAGACGAACAGACATTTATCAGCACAAGAAAAATCTTTGGAGTGTGGATTAAAAATGATTCTAGATTTGGCAAAAATTCAAAAAATGTGATCTTCAACAGTAGTGGAGCAGATAGCATCTATCCAATGAGTATTACTGGGAACTTGAGTCAGAGAGACTGCACCACTCTGTTTTCTAATTTAAACaccacatacacagacacatactTCTTCAGAGTAGAGAGAGAAAGATTCAAGGCGACAGCTTCTTGTGATCCTCTTCAAATAACAGTCAGAG ATTCTCCTTGGAGGCCCAATATTACAGTCTCAGGTGATCTGAAGGAGAAGGAGTCTGTCACTATaacctgctcagctctcactCCCTGTCCACACTCCCCTCCTCAACTCACCTGGAATCTCCAACAAGACTCTCCCAACAAAATAGAGGAAAACACAGATGGAAGCTTTACAACTAAAATCCAGCAGACCATCACTCTGTCAGACACACATGATGGAAAGAAGATCAGCTGCTCTGCCAGATATCCTGTGAACCAAGGAAACGACACCaagacagcagagacagaaGAGACTCTCAGTGTTTCAT ATGCTCCTAAAGACACCTCAGCATCCATCAGTCCATCAGGTTTGGTGTCAGCAGGCAGCTGGGTGAACCTGACCTGCTCCAGCAGAGCCAAACCTCCAGTCAGCAGCTTCACCTGGTTCAAGAAGAGCAGAGATGGAGCTGTGAAAGTATCTGAAGGAGAGATTTACAGCTTCAATGTAACAGATGGAGGAGTTTattactgtgtggccactaATGATCTGGGTAATCAGACATCAGCAGAGATTCATCTTAATATTTCAG GAACTGATACGTGGTGGGCTGCTGTTGGAGGGATCCTTGGGATCATCACacttatttgtttggttttcatcATTTG GCGGCTGAAGTCAGTCAAACATGGAGCTTCCGATCAGACACAG AGTCTGTCTCTCCAAGAAGCAGCcagaacagcagaaaatgaagacATCCATTATGGACAGATTGACTTCTCCAAGCAGAGACCCGGACCTTCTTTAGACCGATTGCAGGAGAGCACACAGCAGCAGGATTTGGTGTATTCACAGGTCAAAGTGTGCAAGACTCAAAGCAGAGACAGGCCATCAGAGACAGCTGATGGCCCAGAGTGTATCTACGCTCAAGTGCAGAAGAAATGA